The Candidatus Eisenbacteria bacterium genome segment GCGACGAGAAGCTGGCCGCGGAGATGATCCCGTTCGCCGACCGCCTGGGACGGCTGGCGCTGCTGGGCCTGGGGCTGCTGGTGGCCCTGGACCACTTTCACATCGAGATCCGCTCCATCCTGGTGACCCTTGGCGTTGGCAGCCTGGCCATCGGCCTGGCGCTGCAGGAGACGCTGGCCAACATGTTCGGCGGGTTCGCCATCCTGGTGGACCGGCCCTTCCGCGTGGGCGACCGGGTGGTGCTGGCCACCGGCGAGACCGGCGACGTGCAGGAGATCGGGCTGCGCAGCACGCGCATCCTGACCCTGGACCATCACATGCTGATCGTGCCCAACTCCACGCTGGTCAAGACCACGGTGACCAACCTGAGCCTGCCCAACGCGCAGTCGGTGCTGCAGGTGCAGGTGGCGCTGGCCGCGGACGCCGACGTGGAGCAGGCGCGCCGGCTGATGCTGGAGGCGGCGCGCGACGCGGCCATCCTCACGGATCCCGCGCCATCGGTGTTCCTGCGCGGGCTCGAGGACTCGCTGCCGCGCCTGCTGCTGATCTGCCGCGTGGCCAGCTTCGAGGACCGGCTGACGGCGGCCGACCGGCTGAACCGGGGCATCCTGGAGAGTTTCCGCGCCGCGGGCGTGCGCATGGCGAACCCGGCGGCGCCGGTGGTGCAACGGGCCGGGCCGTGAGCGGCCCCGGCCGGCCGCCGCACGCCGTGATCGTGGGCGGCGGGTTCGCCGGCCTGCGCGCGGCGCGGGTGCTGGCGCGCCGCGGGGCGCGCGTCACGCTGGTGGACCGCAACAACTATCACCTGTTCCAGCCGCTGCTCTACCAGGTGGCCACCGCGGGGCTCTCTCCCGCCGACATCGCCACGCCGCTGCGCGCCATCCTGCGCCGCGAGCGCAACGTGAGCGTGCTGCTGGCGGAGGCGCGCGAGGTGGACGTCGCGGCGCGCACGGTCCGCCTGGCCGATGGCGCGCTGGGCTACGACACGCTGGTGCTGGCGGCCGGCGCGACGCACGCCTACTTCGGCCACGACGAGTGGGCGGGGCGCGCCCCGGGGCTCAAGGGCCTCGAGGACGCCCTGGAGATCCGCCGGCGCATCCTCACCGCCTTCGAGCGCGCGGAGCGCTGCGAGGACGAGACGGAGCGCCGCGCGCTGCTCACGTTCGTGGTGGTCGGCGGCGGAGCCACCGGGGTGGAGCTGGCCGGGGCGTTGGCTGAAATCTCGCGCCAGACGCTGGCGCGCGACTTCCGGGCCATTGACCCCGCGCAGGCGCGCGTGGTGCTGGTGGAGGGCGGTCCGCACCTGGTCCCGGCGTTCCCGACGGTCCTCGGCGAGCGGGCCCGCGCGGACCTGGAGCACCGGGGAGTGGAGGTGCTCACGGGCACGATGGTGACGCGGATCGACGAGGGGGAGGTGGAGCTGGCGGAGCCCGGGAAGGCCGCGCACTCGTTCGGGCATGGCGCGGACACCCCCGGGCCCGGCGGGTTCGTCCCGGGCGTGCTGCGAGCGCGCACGGTGCTGTGGGCCGCCGGCGTGGCGGCCTCCCCGCTGGCGCGCTCGCTGGGCGCGCCGCTGGACCGTTCCGGGCGCGTGATGGTGGAGCAGGACCTCTCCGTTCCCGGACACCCGGAGGTGTTCGTGGCCGGCGACCTGGCCTGCTTCGCCCATCCCGGGGAGAGTCCGCTTCCGGGGCTGGCCCCGGTGGCGCTCCAGCAGGGCGGGGTGGCCGCGGAGAACGCCTGGCTGCGCCTGGGCGGGCGCCCCACGCGGGCTTTCCGCTACGTGGACCGCGGCACCATGGCCACCATCGGCCGTCGCGCCGCGGTGGCGGTGATCGGGAGGGTGAAGCTCGCCGGCCTGGCGGCCTGGCTGGCCTGGGTGCTGCTGCACATCGTGATGCTGATCGGGTTCCGCAACCGGATCCTGGTGATGATCGAATGGGCCTGGGCGTACGCGACATTCCAGCGCGGCGCCCGGCTCATCACGGGCGAATGGAAGGAGACTCCCCGATGAAGATGAACCTGCGCCTCGCGCTCCGCGCCGTGTGTCCCCTCGCGTCCTGGCTGGCGCTGGCCGTCGCCGCGTCGGCGGCCACCGCACCCGGGACGGCCGGAACAGCCACCACACGCGGGACGACCGGAGCAGCCACCGCACCCCCGCCAGCCAGGACGGCCACCGCCGTCCTGGCCACCGCCACGCCCACCCCCACCCCGGATCCCGCACCGCCACCCAATCCCCACGCGCCGAAGCTGCTCACCGAGGTGACCCCGGTCATCGAGCAGCAGGCGGAGCTGGTGGAGACCGTCCCGGTGGAGTCGGGGCTGGGCTTCCCCATGCTGCGCTCCGCCCACGAGGTGTGGGTGGAGGCGATCCGCACCGCGCGGTGGCGGCTGGACCTGGCCGAGTTCTACTTCTCCGACTGGCCGGGCGAGCCGCTGCAGGACGTGGTCCGCGAGATCGTGCGCGCGGGGCAGCGCGGGGTGCGGGTGCGCATCCTGCTCGACGCGCGCATGCACCGCACCTACCCCATGCCGGCGGACTCGCTGGCGAAGCTGCTCAACATCGAGGTGCGCGAGCTGGACATGTCGAAGTACGGCGGCGGCGTGCTGCATGCCAAGTACTTCGTGGTGGACGAGCGGCGGGTGTTCCTGGGCAGCCAGAACCTGGACTGGCGGGCGCTCAAGCACATCCACGAGCTGGGAGTCTGGATCGCGGAGATGCGCACGGCGCGGGTGTTCCAGGACCTGTTCGAGCAGGACTGGGAACGCGGCGAGCCCAACCCCAGGCCGGACCCGGCGAGGCTGCGCTCCGGCGTCACCGACCAGCCGTGGTACCGCTTCCCCTTCCGCATGGTGCCGACCCCGGGCGACACGCTGGCGCTGATGCCCAGCTACAGCCCCCGCGGCCTGCTGCCCGATTCCACGCTGTGGGACCGCGACGCCATCGAGCGCATGCTGGACGCCGCCGACGAGGAGATCGTGCTGCAGCTGCTCACCTACTCCACCGCGGGCCGCGGCCAGTCGGATTCCACGCTGGACGAGGCCCTGCGGCGCGCCGCGGAGCGCGGCGTGAAGGTGAAGATGCTGATTTCCGACTGGGGCACCGGCCCGCGCGAGATCGAGGCCCTCAAGAGCCTCGCCCGCGTGCCCAACATCGAGGTGCGGATCTCCACGGTGCCGCAGTGGAGCGGCGGGTACATCCCCTTCGCCCGCGTGGAGCACTGCAAGTACGTGGTGGCGGACTCGGTGTGGACCTGGGTGGGCACGAGCAACTGGGAGCCGGACTACTTCCACCGCTCGCGCAACGTGGCCGTGACGCTGAAGAGCGTCCGCCTGGCCCTGCAGGCGCGCGAGGTGTTCCGCCGCAGCTGGGATGCCCCGGGCGCCGTGCCGCTGGACCTCGCGAAGGAGTACAAGGTCCCCGAGCACGGCGAGACCCCGCCGCCGGGAATGAAGAAATACGGGGGCTGAGCGCACGACCCCCGGCAGAGGGCGGCGAGGAATTACGGCTCGATGCGGATCCGGAGGTCGCGCAGGTCCTGCGGCTCCACCTCGGCCGGCGAGCCGTCCATGGGGCAGGCCATGCTGGTGGTCTTGGGGAACGCGATGGTGTCGCGGATGCTGTCGCGGCCGGCCATCAGCATGATCAGGCGGTCCACGCCGGGCGCGATGCCGCCGTGCGGCGGGGCGCCGTACTGGAACGCCTCGAGCAGGAAGCCGAACTTGCGCATGGCCTCCTCCATGCCCAGGCCCACCACCTTCATCACCCGCTCCTGGATGTCGCGGCGATGGATCCGGATGGAGCCCGACGCCAGCTCGGTGCCGTTGCACACCAGGTCGTAGAGCTGGCCGCGCACCGCGCCGGGGTCGGTCTCCAGCCTGGGGAGGTCCTCCTCGAGCGGCATGGTGAACATGTGGTGCATCGCCGCCCAGCGCTGGTGCTCTTCGTCCCACTCGAAGAGCGGGAACTCGCGCACCCAGGCGAAGCGGAAGTCGTCGCGCTTCAGGCCCAGCTCGCGGCCCAGCAGCGTGCGCACCGCGCCCAGCGCCCGGGCGGCCACCGGCATGGGGCCGGCCACCAGCAGCAGCAGGTCGCCCTCGGCGGCCCCCGCCGCGGCGGCGGTCTCCTGTTGCAGCCCGGCGGGGAAGAACTTGCTCACGCCGCCGTCCCACGCCCCCGCGACCCGCGCCCATCCCAGCCCCTTCGCGCCCAGCTCCCTGGCCACCACCTCCCAGCCGTCAATCTCCTTGCGGGTGCGCGCAGCACCCCCGGGCACCACCAGCGCCTTCACCCGGCCGCCCGCGGCGGCCACTTCCTGGAACGCGCGCATCTCCGAGCGGGAGGCCTGCGCGGTGAGGTCCTGGAGCTCCAGGCCGAAGCGCAGGTCCGGCTTGTCGGTGCCGAAGCGGTCCATGGCCTCGGCGTAGGTGAGGCGCAGGAACGGCACGGGCACGTCCACGCCCAGCACCTTGCCGAACACGTGCCGCACCATCCCCTCGATGACGCGGAACACGTCCTCCTCCCCGACGAAGCTCATCTCCATGTCAATCTGGGTGTGCTCCGGCTGGCGGTCGGCGCGCAGGTTCTCGTCGCGCAGGCAGCGCGCGATCTGGTAGTAACGGTCCATGCCCGAGACCATCAGGATCTGCTTGTACAGCTGCGGGGACTGCGGCAGCGCGTAGAACTTGCCCGGGTGCAGCCGCGAGGGCACCACGAAGTCGCGCGCGCCCTCGGGCGTGGGCTTGACCAGCATCGGGGTCTCGATCTCGAGAAAGCCCTGCGAGTTCAGGTTCTCGCGCACCGCGGCCACCGCGCGGTGGCGCAGCTCCAGCACGCCCGCCAGCGAATGCCGCCGCAGGTCCAGGTAGCGGTAGCGCAGGCGCAGGTCCTCGTTGACGTCGGTGTCGTCCTCCACCGCGAAGGGCGGCGTCTCGGAGGCGTTGAGCAGTCCCAGCGCGGTGGCCACCACCTCCACCGCGCCGGTGGCCAGGTGCTCGTTGACCATGTTCGCGGGGCGCATCCCCGCCTGCCCTTCCACCACCACCACGAACTCGGTGCGCAGCTCCTGCGCGGCCGCGGCCAGCTCCGCGGAGGGCTCGGGCCGGAACACCACCTGGGTCAGCCCGAAGCGGTCGCGCAGGTCCACGAACACCACGCCGCCGTGGTCGCGCACGCGGTGCACCCATCCGGTCAGGGTCACGCGCTGCCCGGCGTGCTCGGGACGCAGCTCCCCGCAGGTGTGGGTGCGGCGCCGGCTTCCCAGGTTCTCCAGCTTCAGGCTCATCGTGCCCTCAATTCCTCCAGTGGGACTTCCTTCTCTTCGTGGGTATCCATGTCTTTCACCCGGGCGACCCCGCGCGCGATCTCCTCCGGGCCCAGCACCACCACCTTCGCGGCCTTCAGCGAGTCGGCACGGCGAAACTGCGCCTTGAGGCTGGAGCCGGAGAGGTCCGCCTCCGCCCAGTGGCGCGCCCGCAGCGCGGCCAGCAGGCGCAGGGCCTCGGGGCGGGCTGCGGCGTCCACGGTGGCGACGAAGTACTCGGGCCGGCTCACCGGGGCCAGCGCCACGGAGCCGCCGGCCTCCATCGAGAGCAGCACCCGCTCCAGGCCGGTGGAGAAGCCCACGCCGGGCGTGGGCGGCCCGCCGACTTCCTCGACCAGTCCGTCGTAGCGCCCGCCGCCGCCCACCGCGCTCTGCGCGCCGAGCGCGTCGTCGTGCACCTCGAAGGCGGTCTTGGTGTAGTAGTCCAGGCCGCGCACCAGGCCGGTGTCAATCACGTGGGGCAGGCCCACGGAGTCCAGGTGGGCGCGCAGCTCGTCGAAGTGGGTGCGGCATTCCTCGCCCAGCGAGTCCAGGATCGCGGGCGCGCCCGCCAGTTGCTCCCGGCAGGACGGCACCTTGCAGTCCAGGACGCGCATCGGGTTGCGCTCGTAGCGCTCGCGGCAGTCGCCGCACAGCCGCTCCAGGCGCGGCGCCAGAAACTCGCGCAGCCGCTCGCGGTAGACCGGCCGGCACACCGGGCAGCCCACGCTGTTGAGCTTGAGCGTGAGCCCGGTGAGTCCCAGTTCCATGAGCCAGGCCCAGAACACCTGGATGGCCTCGAGGTCCGCCAGCGGTGAGGCGCTGCCCAGCACCTCCACCCCCATCTGGTGGAACTGGCGGTAGCGGCCCGCGGCGGGGCGGTCGTAGCGAAACATGGGGCCCTGGTACCAGAGCTTCACCACCCGGCCGGGCTGCAGCAGGCCGTGCTCCACGGCCGCGCGCGCCACCGAGGCGGTGCCCTCCGGGCGCAGCGCGAGGTCGCGTCCGCCCTTGTCCTTGAAGTCGTACATTTCCTTGCGCACGATGTCGGAGCCCTCGCCCACGCCGCGCACGAACAGCTTCAGCTCCTCGAAGACCGGGGTGCGGATCTCCTCGAAGCCGAAGCGGCGCATCAGGTCCTGCGTGCGGCGCTCCATCGCGGCCCACCGCCCGCTCCCGGGCGGCAGGATGTCGTGCGTGCCGCGCGGGGCCTGGATCTTCTCCCGCTTCGCGCCCTTCGGCGCGGCGCCGGCCGGAGCGCCTCCGCCCGGGGCACCCGCGCCCGGGGCCGGGCCTCCCTCCGCCCCCTCTCCCCGCTGCCTGTCCGTCATGCCAGGACCTTCCTGTTCCGGTCCCTGCCGAGGCGGAACCACAATTGCCACAACATCACCTGCGAGACCACGCCGGCGGAGGAGTCCGTGAGCCAGTCGAACACGTCACACTCCCGCCCGGGAACGAACATCTGGTAGTACTCGTCCGCGGCCGCCACCATCATCACCAGGGCCACCGTCATCACCACCGCGGCCACCGGCGAGAACGGTGCCACCGACTGGCGCAGGGCGCGGCCCAGCAGCAGGCCCAGCAGCAGGTACTCGGCGAAGTGCTCCAGCTTGTCCGCATGCTCGAAAGTCAGCGGCGACGGAGGGCTGCTGAGCGACGAGACGTAGAAGATGGCGCTGACGTATGCCAGCACCGGCACCCAGTAGAACACCACCTGGCGAAAGGCGCTCCGGGGCCCGGGAGTGAACATGGGTCGGTCGAGCAGCGGCGGCGGGCCCGCAGGCACGTTTTCGGGGTTCACTCGGTGGCGCCTCCCAGCGTCAGGAACTTCAGCTCGTTCAGGATCAGGCGGGCCGTGGCGTCGCCGGGGTTGAGCTCCACCGCGCGCTCCAGGTGGCGCACCGCATCCTCGGGGTCACCGAACTCGGTGTACTGCAGCACGCCCAGCTCGTAGTGCGCCTCGGCCAGGTCCTCGCGCAGCTCCAGCGCGCGGGACAACTCCGCGCGGGCGCGCTCCAACTGGCCCAGGTCGGCCAGCACCGCGCCCAGCTTCAGGTGCGCCTCGGCCTGCTGCGGGGCCACCGCGGCGAAGCGCGCGTAGCACTCGGCGGCGCCGTCCTTGTCCCCGTGGCGGCGCAGGACGTCGCCCAGCGCGCGGTGCCCGGCGGGGAACCGGGGGTGCTCCGAGGTGATCTCGCGCAGGATCTCCTTGGCGCGATCCGGGTGCCCCCGCTCCTCCTCCACCTGCGCCATGTAGTAGCGCGGGGCGATGTCCTCCGGGTCGGCCTCGTGCAGCGCCCGGTACACGTCCAGGGCCTCGCGGTACTGCTTGGAGCGCCGCAGCAGGTCGGCCGCGTGGTAGAGCGCCAGTCCGCACGACGGGTTGGCGTGGTGGGCGCGGCGGAAGTGCGCCAGGGCCTCCATGTTGCGGATCTCGATTTCCGAGAGCTGCCCCAGCAGCACTTCGGCGTTGGCCAGCGAGGCCTCCAGGCCCAGCGCGTGCTCCAGGCTGGCGCGCGCCTCGTCCAGCTTGCCTTCCAGGAAGTACGTCTGCCCCAGGTAGTAGCGCGCCATGGCGTGGCCGGGGTCGAGCTCCACGCAGCGCAGGAACTCCGCCCGCGCCCCTCCCAGGTCGCCCTGGTTGAGCAGGGCGATGGCGTGGTACAGCCGCTCGCGCAGCGTGCCGCGCATGGGGCCACGCTCGGCCAGCCGCGTGCCGCACTCTCGGCAGTAGCGGTGCGCGTCGGGGTTGATCGTCTGACACCGGGGGCAAATCATCGTGGTTCCCCGCCGCGTCGGGCGCGGGAGTGGGGTCGGCCCGGGAACGCCCGGGCTACAGAAAGCGGCCTTCGGCGTCCCGGAGCACCTGCATGAAGGACTCGGCGTCGGGGGCGCCGCGCAGCGCGGCGCGGACCGTTTCCTCCTTCATCAGGCGGGAAATATTGGCCAGGGCCTTCACGTGCGGCCCGCGCACGTTCTCCGGCGACACCAGCAGGATGAACAGGGCGGCGGGCTCGCCGTCCACCGAGTCGAAATCCAGTCCCTCGGGCGAGACGCCGCACGCGGCCACCAGGCTCTCCACCAGGCGGGACTTGCCGTGGGGTATCGCGACTCCGTTCCCGATCCCGGTGGACATCATGCTCTCGCGGCGCACCACCCGGCTCAGGATGTCGCCCTCGGTCTTCAGTCCGTGGGCGGTCTCGAGCACCTCCACCAACTCCCGGATGGCCTCGTCCTTGCCACTGGCCTGCAGCGGGATCCGGATGGCCCGGACATTCAGAAGTTCCGAAAGCATGCGACCCCTGCGAGGCGCCCGGAGGCGGGATAGAAAAAAGCCGACCTGACCTCAAGAAAGCCCCAAGTCAGCATGGCAGTTGATGTTGCGAGGGCAGCATAGCAGACCGCGGGAGAGCGTCAAGCGGATTCTCCCTCGGGCCTTGACCCCGCGGCGGACCGAACTCTATACTGACGCCACTGTGGCTGCCGGAACCCCTTCAGGCAGGGTCTACCGGCATCCGCA includes the following:
- a CDS encoding mechanosensitive ion channel family protein: MTKFLESMRGWNWHEVLLTALIVAGAWLSGRLLVWLGRRVGGRLLRRADSPLAYDVLVGALHPTAWLVSLVGVYLALHRYRFGLLQALDGVLYVISVMLVTHLAGKVLGAALRSYAQRGAQGCGDEKLAAEMIPFADRLGRLALLGLGLLVALDHFHIEIRSILVTLGVGSLAIGLALQETLANMFGGFAILVDRPFRVGDRVVLATGETGDVQEIGLRSTRILTLDHHMLIVPNSTLVKTTVTNLSLPNAQSVLQVQVALAADADVEQARRLMLEAARDAAILTDPAPSVFLRGLEDSLPRLLLICRVASFEDRLTAADRLNRGILESFRAAGVRMANPAAPVVQRAGP
- a CDS encoding NAD(P)/FAD-dependent oxidoreductase; protein product: MVGGGFAGLRAARVLARRGARVTLVDRNNYHLFQPLLYQVATAGLSPADIATPLRAILRRERNVSVLLAEAREVDVAARTVRLADGALGYDTLVLAAGATHAYFGHDEWAGRAPGLKGLEDALEIRRRILTAFERAERCEDETERRALLTFVVVGGGATGVELAGALAEISRQTLARDFRAIDPAQARVVLVEGGPHLVPAFPTVLGERARADLEHRGVEVLTGTMVTRIDEGEVELAEPGKAAHSFGHGADTPGPGGFVPGVLRARTVLWAAGVAASPLARSLGAPLDRSGRVMVEQDLSVPGHPEVFVAGDLACFAHPGESPLPGLAPVALQQGGVAAENAWLRLGGRPTRAFRYVDRGTMATIGRRAAVAVIGRVKLAGLAAWLAWVLLHIVMLIGFRNRILVMIEWAWAYATFQRGARLITGEWKETPR
- the aspS gene encoding aspartate--tRNA ligase; the encoded protein is MSLKLENLGSRRRTHTCGELRPEHAGQRVTLTGWVHRVRDHGGVVFVDLRDRFGLTQVVFRPEPSAELAAAAQELRTEFVVVVEGQAGMRPANMVNEHLATGAVEVVATALGLLNASETPPFAVEDDTDVNEDLRLRYRYLDLRRHSLAGVLELRHRAVAAVRENLNSQGFLEIETPMLVKPTPEGARDFVVPSRLHPGKFYALPQSPQLYKQILMVSGMDRYYQIARCLRDENLRADRQPEHTQIDMEMSFVGEEDVFRVIEGMVRHVFGKVLGVDVPVPFLRLTYAEAMDRFGTDKPDLRFGLELQDLTAQASRSEMRAFQEVAAAGGRVKALVVPGGAARTRKEIDGWEVVARELGAKGLGWARVAGAWDGGVSKFFPAGLQQETAAAAGAAEGDLLLLVAGPMPVAARALGAVRTLLGRELGLKRDDFRFAWVREFPLFEWDEEHQRWAAMHHMFTMPLEEDLPRLETDPGAVRGQLYDLVCNGTELASGSIRIHRRDIQERVMKVVGLGMEEAMRKFGFLLEAFQYGAPPHGGIAPGVDRLIMLMAGRDSIRDTIAFPKTTSMACPMDGSPAEVEPQDLRDLRIRIEP
- a CDS encoding histidine--tRNA ligase, translating into MTDRQRGEGAEGGPAPGAGAPGGGAPAGAAPKGAKREKIQAPRGTHDILPPGSGRWAAMERRTQDLMRRFGFEEIRTPVFEELKLFVRGVGEGSDIVRKEMYDFKDKGGRDLALRPEGTASVARAAVEHGLLQPGRVVKLWYQGPMFRYDRPAAGRYRQFHQMGVEVLGSASPLADLEAIQVFWAWLMELGLTGLTLKLNSVGCPVCRPVYRERLREFLAPRLERLCGDCRERYERNPMRVLDCKVPSCREQLAGAPAILDSLGEECRTHFDELRAHLDSVGLPHVIDTGLVRGLDYYTKTAFEVHDDALGAQSAVGGGGRYDGLVEEVGGPPTPGVGFSTGLERVLLSMEAGGSVALAPVSRPEYFVATVDAAARPEALRLLAALRARHWAEADLSGSSLKAQFRRADSLKAAKVVVLGPEEIARGVARVKDMDTHEEKEVPLEELRAR
- a CDS encoding VanZ family protein, yielding MNPENVPAGPPPLLDRPMFTPGPRSAFRQVVFYWVPVLAYVSAIFYVSSLSSPPSPLTFEHADKLEHFAEYLLLGLLLGRALRQSVAPFSPVAAVVMTVALVMMVAAADEYYQMFVPGRECDVFDWLTDSSAGVVSQVMLWQLWFRLGRDRNRKVLA
- a CDS encoding tetratricopeptide repeat protein — translated: MICPRCQTINPDAHRYCRECGTRLAERGPMRGTLRERLYHAIALLNQGDLGGARAEFLRCVELDPGHAMARYYLGQTYFLEGKLDEARASLEHALGLEASLANAEVLLGQLSEIEIRNMEALAHFRRAHHANPSCGLALYHAADLLRRSKQYREALDVYRALHEADPEDIAPRYYMAQVEEERGHPDRAKEILREITSEHPRFPAGHRALGDVLRRHGDKDGAAECYARFAAVAPQQAEAHLKLGAVLADLGQLERARAELSRALELREDLAEAHYELGVLQYTEFGDPEDAVRHLERAVELNPGDATARLILNELKFLTLGGATE
- a CDS encoding PTS sugar transporter subunit IIA, whose amino-acid sequence is MLSELLNVRAIRIPLQASGKDEAIRELVEVLETAHGLKTEGDILSRVVRRESMMSTGIGNGVAIPHGKSRLVESLVAACGVSPEGLDFDSVDGEPAALFILLVSPENVRGPHVKALANISRLMKEETVRAALRGAPDAESFMQVLRDAEGRFL